One segment of Colius striatus isolate bColStr4 chromosome 11, bColStr4.1.hap1, whole genome shotgun sequence DNA contains the following:
- the LNPK gene encoding endoplasmic reticulum junction formation protein lunapark isoform X2, with translation MGGLISRWRTKPSTVEVLEKIDKEIQTLEEFQEKNQRLQKLWVGRLLLYSSLLYLITCVIVYFWCLPDEWTARVVMTLPFFAFPLIIWFIRTLLIFFFSKRTERNNDALEDLKTQKKKILEEVMEKETYKTAKLILERFDPESSAKETEPPSAGTSATPRPGQEIRQRTTAQRNASVPPPATSKQGSPKSLVPASPNLQRDTADLSGPTERAIVPSLQSNVSPRRPGSPATSVPGMGLHPPGPPLARPILPRERGVVDRVIEYLVGDGPQNRYALICQQCFSHNGMALKEEFEYIAFRCAYCFFLNPARKTRPQAPRLPDFSFEKRQSTELPSEAELLEPRERKPQKTEQSEESEEDTAQIVETNEMDDKAPSPEQLNDKPAEEVEKEENISTTEDSISQSISAAQSEESLMKTE, from the exons ACAAAGCCTTCCACTGTAGAAGTATTAGAAAAAATTGATAAg GAAATACAGACATTAGAagagtttcaggaaaaaaatcagaggctACAGAAACTATGGGTTGGAAGGCTGCTTCTCTACTCTTCACTTCTTTACCTTATCACCTGCGTAATTGTCTATTTTTGGTGTCTTCCTGATGAATGGACAGCAAGGGTGGTTATGACACTTCCattttttgcatttccattgat AATCTGGTTTATAAGAACactgctcatttttttcttttccaaaaggaCGGAAAGGAAta ATGATGCACTGGAAGATTTAAagactcaaaagaaaaaaata CTTGAGGAAGTAATGGAGAAGGAAACATACAAAACTGCTAAGCTAATCCTTGAAAGGTTTGATCCAGAATCGAGTGCAAAG GAGACTGAGCCACCATCTGCTGGAACATCTGCAACCCCGAGACCTGGACAAG AAATTCGTCAGAGGACCACAGCTCAAAGAAATGCTTCTGTGCCTCCACCTGCAACTTCTAAACAAGGCTCTCCAAAATCACTGGTTCCAGCATCTCCTAATCTCCAGAGAGACACAGCAGATTTGAGTGGACCCACAGAAAGAGCTATTGTGCCATCCTTGCAGTCAAATGTTTCACCAAGACGCCCTGGATCCCCTGCTACTTCAGTGCCTGGAATGG GTCTTCATCCTCCAGGGCCTCCTTTAGCAAGACCTATTCTTCCTCGGGAAAGAGGAGTTGTGGATAGAGTTATTGAATATTTGGTTGGTGATGGTCCTCAGAACAG GTATGCCCTTATATGTCAGCAATGCTTTTCTCACAATGGTATGGCTTTGAAGGAGGAGTTTGAATACATAG CATTTAGGTGTGCCTACTGCTTTTTCCTGAATCCTGCAAGAAAAACTAGACCTCAGGCTCCACGACTTCCAGacttcagttttgaaaaaagGCAGTCTACAGAATTGCCATCTGAAGCTGAGCTGCTAGAACCTAGAGAGAGGAAACCTCAGAAGACAGAACAGTCAGAAG agtCTGAAGAAGACACAGCCCAGATTGTTGAGACAAACGAGATGGATGATAAAGCACCAAGTCCTGAGCAGCTAAATGATAAGCCAGCTGAAGAagttgaaaaagaagaaaacatttcaacaaCTGAAGACTCTATTTCACAGTCTATTTCAGCCGCACAAAGTGAAGAATctttaatgaaaacagaataa
- the LNPK gene encoding endoplasmic reticulum junction formation protein lunapark isoform X1, with the protein MGGLISRWRQTKPSTVEVLEKIDKEIQTLEEFQEKNQRLQKLWVGRLLLYSSLLYLITCVIVYFWCLPDEWTARVVMTLPFFAFPLIIWFIRTLLIFFFSKRTERNNDALEDLKTQKKKILEEVMEKETYKTAKLILERFDPESSAKETEPPSAGTSATPRPGQEIRQRTTAQRNASVPPPATSKQGSPKSLVPASPNLQRDTADLSGPTERAIVPSLQSNVSPRRPGSPATSVPGMGLHPPGPPLARPILPRERGVVDRVIEYLVGDGPQNRYALICQQCFSHNGMALKEEFEYIAFRCAYCFFLNPARKTRPQAPRLPDFSFEKRQSTELPSEAELLEPRERKPQKTEQSEESEEDTAQIVETNEMDDKAPSPEQLNDKPAEEVEKEENISTTEDSISQSISAAQSEESLMKTE; encoded by the exons CAGACAAAGCCTTCCACTGTAGAAGTATTAGAAAAAATTGATAAg GAAATACAGACATTAGAagagtttcaggaaaaaaatcagaggctACAGAAACTATGGGTTGGAAGGCTGCTTCTCTACTCTTCACTTCTTTACCTTATCACCTGCGTAATTGTCTATTTTTGGTGTCTTCCTGATGAATGGACAGCAAGGGTGGTTATGACACTTCCattttttgcatttccattgat AATCTGGTTTATAAGAACactgctcatttttttcttttccaaaaggaCGGAAAGGAAta ATGATGCACTGGAAGATTTAAagactcaaaagaaaaaaata CTTGAGGAAGTAATGGAGAAGGAAACATACAAAACTGCTAAGCTAATCCTTGAAAGGTTTGATCCAGAATCGAGTGCAAAG GAGACTGAGCCACCATCTGCTGGAACATCTGCAACCCCGAGACCTGGACAAG AAATTCGTCAGAGGACCACAGCTCAAAGAAATGCTTCTGTGCCTCCACCTGCAACTTCTAAACAAGGCTCTCCAAAATCACTGGTTCCAGCATCTCCTAATCTCCAGAGAGACACAGCAGATTTGAGTGGACCCACAGAAAGAGCTATTGTGCCATCCTTGCAGTCAAATGTTTCACCAAGACGCCCTGGATCCCCTGCTACTTCAGTGCCTGGAATGG GTCTTCATCCTCCAGGGCCTCCTTTAGCAAGACCTATTCTTCCTCGGGAAAGAGGAGTTGTGGATAGAGTTATTGAATATTTGGTTGGTGATGGTCCTCAGAACAG GTATGCCCTTATATGTCAGCAATGCTTTTCTCACAATGGTATGGCTTTGAAGGAGGAGTTTGAATACATAG CATTTAGGTGTGCCTACTGCTTTTTCCTGAATCCTGCAAGAAAAACTAGACCTCAGGCTCCACGACTTCCAGacttcagttttgaaaaaagGCAGTCTACAGAATTGCCATCTGAAGCTGAGCTGCTAGAACCTAGAGAGAGGAAACCTCAGAAGACAGAACAGTCAGAAG agtCTGAAGAAGACACAGCCCAGATTGTTGAGACAAACGAGATGGATGATAAAGCACCAAGTCCTGAGCAGCTAAATGATAAGCCAGCTGAAGAagttgaaaaagaagaaaacatttcaacaaCTGAAGACTCTATTTCACAGTCTATTTCAGCCGCACAAAGTGAAGAATctttaatgaaaacagaataa